The DNA sequence GTGGCTGATCCATACTATGTTATTGTATCATGCGATGGCGATCTTTCGACGTTCTCAATTGTGTGATTCGGCGATGTGCTCGGATCTACGGGAGATCACAGCCTTTGCTGTGCACGTTCTGTCATAGCACCATACCATAAGAGCAACGTTGTACAAGGTCGATCTGTCATAACGGGAATGTTACATGCCGTCATAGCACCTGTGGGTAAAGGAAACATGCCACTAATAGGAGCCTAGGATGACTGCAACAAATCCGGGCGAAACATCGCACTAAATTTTCATATAAATTAATTCCGGGCTCATCGGTGCGTGATCGCCGCGCTGTTCGTTTTGCTGTGCGCGAACTTGTCCAAGCTTGTCCAAACTTGTCCAAATCTGATTAAAATCAGTCCGATGCGCGAAAAATGCGTCGGATTGTCGAAAAAAAATCGGGATAGAAGGATGAGCGCCTCGCCCGCGAAAATGGCGACATCCGGGGCGGGCGCTCGGGGTGGCAGTTCACTTTTGTTCACCAGAAGAAAGGTCTTCTGTAAAAAGGGGGCACCAAGTACGGACCGCCATAATACGGTCCGCCGAAATACGGGTACGGGCCAAAAAAGGGGTATCCGGGGTAAAACGGAAAAATACTCGTTTCTGCCTGCTGTGCTACCTGGTTGGTCCACGATTGTCTGTACGGCGGCGTATACTGTCCTTGATACGGTTGCGTGTACGGCCCGCGGTACGGTTGTTGGTACAGCTCTTGGTACGGTTGTGTGTAGGGCTCGCGGTACGGTTGCCCAGAATCGTCCTGCGGGTACGCCCCTTCATAACCGTGGATGTTTAAGGTGCTTTCCGTATCGTCAGGGTGGCGAATCAAGCCCGGTTGAGCTGGTGCCCACTCTTTTTCTGAACTGGAAAACGAAGAATTCATGTCGAAACCTCCTCCATTTTTATTGCCCACCATAGCTTATGCAGTAGAGATTGCATAGGTACGTGTCACGCTTAAAATCGCTTGTCGCCGCAAAAAGCTGCCCATACATGCAAAAAAACACGCTTATGCAATTGCTAATTCGGCTTGCGTTTGCTAAATTGAAAAAAAGGCGAAGGAGAGATATGATGAAATTATTTTTATCCGTCGATATGGAAGGGATTACGGGTCTCGTTGACCCGACGTTTATCGATTCGTCGCGACACCATTACACGCGGGGACAGCACTTAATGACGGCGGAGGCGAACCACGTCATCGAGGCGGCGTTTGCCACGGGTTGTCAAGAAGTGATCGTGAACGACAGTCATTCAAAAATGAATAACATCATTATTGAACAGTTGCATCCGGAGGCAAAGCTCATCTCCGGAGATGTGAAACCTTTTTCGATGATGCAGGGGATGGACGATAGCTTCTCCGCGGCGGTATTTGTTGGCTATCACGCGCGGGCTTCAATGAAGGGCGTGCTCAGTCACACGATGATCTTCGGGGTGCGCAATATGTACATAAACGACGTGCTCGTCGGCGAATTCGGACTCAACGCGTATTTGGCCGGCTACTACGGCGTCCCGGTCGTCCTCGTGACGGGCGACGACGAAATCGCAAGAGAAGCCGCGCAGTTAATCCCGGGCATTACGGCGGCCGTCGTAAAGGAACAAGCGTCCCGCACGGCCGCGCTCTGCTTGTCGCCGCAAAAGAGTGGCGAGTTGCTGCGCGCGAAGACGGCAGAGGCGCTGCACAACAGAGGGAAGGTGCAGCCGCTCGTGCCGCCGGACAACCCGGTACTCAAAATCGAGTTTGCCAATTACGGGCAAGCAGAATGGGCGAGCCTCGTGCCACGGGCAGAAATCGAAGCTGGGACGACAATCGTCTCCTATGAAGCGAGAAATATGTTAGAAGCGTACAAAGCGATGATCGCTATGACAGAATTGGCCATGAAGGCGGCGTTTAGCTAGGCAAACGTTCCGGCAATAAAGCGCCTAGTCGTTCGCGCGATTCCTATCCGATTGTCATTCAGGATGGGAACCGCGCATTTTTTTTTGCAAAAAGCTATTGTCAAGCGGTCGTTTTCCTGTTAAAATGTCCATTATAAGAAAACATATGTACACACTGAGCGGACACAGACGATTGTACATATCGGGGAACCGGGTTTTCGATAGAGAAGGGATGGCTGGAAAATGCGCGTAATTGTTCAAAAGTTTGGCGGTACGTCGCTACGTTCGCCCGAACGCGTGCGTCATGCCGCGGGCATCGTCGCCCGCGAAGTATCGGAGGGACAGCGGGTCGTCGTCGTCGTTTCGGCGATGGGGGACGACACAGACCAGTTAATGGAAAAGGCAAAACAGCTGAGGTCCTGCCCACCGCCGCGCGAGCTCGACATGTTGCTCGCGACAGGGGAACAAGTATCGATGGCCCTTTTTGCGATGGCACTTCAGCAACTTGGCATTGGCGCTGTTTCATTGACCGGCTGGCAGGCGGGGATTGTCACAGACGCTGTCCATACGGAGGCAGAAATACGAGAAGTGGCGAAAGAGCGGATTTACGCGCGGCTGGCCGAAGGAAACGTCGTCATCGTCGCCGGGTTTCAAGGCGTAACGGAGGACGGGGAAATAACGACGCTCGGGCGGGGCGGTTCGGACACGACGGCGGTCGCCTTAGCTGCGGCACTCGCCGCGGAACGGTGCGACATTTTTACCGATGTGGATGGCGTGTTTACGGCGGATCCGCGCATCGTGCCCTCTGCACAGAAGTTGGCGTGCGTCGGATACGATGAGATGTTAACGATGGCGCACTTTGGGGCGAATGTCCTGCATGCGCGGGCTGTCAATTTTGCGAAAAAATATCGGGTGCCACTGTCCGTGCGGTCGAGTTTCCACGATGGAGCAGGGACGCGCATCGGAGAGGGCGGTTCCCGCGTGTGTGGTGTTGCTTGTAAAGGGCCATTGGCGAAAATAACGTTTGGCGATGTGGCGGATTTACCATCCGTACGCACTTTGCGGGCACATCTACTTGCAGCACTCCCTCGCTTATCGGTGCCAGACGACACACTACTCGTCGGCGGCGGTGCGAAAGAACTGACCGTTTGCATCGGTGCAGAGCACTTACCGCGCGCATTGGAAATACTCGAAGGCGAGCGGGAACTGTTACGCAACGCAAAGGCGCGTTATGAGCAGGGATGGGCGCAAGTGTCGCTCATCGGAGCCGGCTTATGCGACTGTGACCGGGATCAGGTACGCGCCGATGTATTGCGCTGTGTACGTAGCGTTCACGGGGACGCTGAACTGTTTAGCGCGACCGATTTGTCAATTTCGTGTATCGTTCCGGAAGAGAGTGTCCAGGAGGCGGCTGGCGCGTTACACCGTACATTCGGCCTCGAACGCGTCGCGGAGGAAAAGGTAGCCATCGTATAAGAGCGCCGTCGTGATCGTCTAACTAGGAAGAAAAACCCACTGTGCGGGGCGAACGCAACAGTGGGTTTTTTATTAGGCTGTCATATTGCCCGGCTTTACTTTGTCCGTCCCCCATACTTTGTTCAATGCGAAAGAGATCGCGAGTAACACGATTGTTCCCGCGGCGAGAGAGAGCAAAATAGAGTCTGTAAAGCCGAGGACGAGAAATGCGGCGATGCCTCCGATGCCAGCGGTAAGCGCGTAAGGTAGCTGGGTGTTGACGTGGTCGATGTGGTCGCACGAAGCGCCGGACGACGATAAGATCGTCGTGTCCGAAATCGGCGAACAGTGGTCACCGAAGATCCCCCCGCTAAACACTGCTGCGATCGCGGCGTACACGGAGACGTCTAACTGGTGTGCGAGCGGAATGGCAATCGGTAACATAATCGCGAACGTCCCGTAAGACGTGCCGGTCGTAAAAGCGATGATCGCCCCGATGACGAATAAGAGCACCGGGATAAATTCGGGCCAAGTCGTGCCTTGGACGATGGAAATGACGTATTTGGCTGTACCAATCTCTTTCGTCACGGCACCGATCGACCACGCCAGTGTCAAAATGACATAGACGAGCGTCATGCCTTTAATGCCGCTCATGTAAATGTCGATACCTTGGCGGAAATTGAATATTTTTTGTGACATGCCGAGCACGATTCCGACTGCACCGGCGATGAGCGCAGCGAGCGTAATTGCTAGTCCACCGTCTGCGTCGGCAATGGCAGTAAAGAGGTCTTTTGAAGGTGCACCGCCTGTCCACATATAACCGCCTGACCATAAATACATAATGGGAATTAGAATGAGAAGTACGGCGATCGGGATGACGATGTTGCGCAGTTTCGGAACGGCGTTTTCCAGCGGCCGAGCATCTGTAATTTCACTCGCGGAAGGTGGATTGGCTCCGTCGCGCATCAGTTTGCCCTCGGTGCGTGCCCGCCGTTCGGCGGTGGCCATCGGCCCGAACTCAAATTTGGACGAGATGACGAAAAGAACCATTACTAGTGCGAGGATCGCGTAAAAGTTATACGGGATCGTCTTTAAGTAAGCGATATATTCCGTGTCAGCGATGTGTAACGCCGCGAACTCTGTCCCGATGAGTCCCATGACGAATACGACCCAAGTCGAGATCGGTCCGAGCAAGCACGCAGGTGCGGACGTCGAATCGACAATGTAGGCCAGCTTTTCACGCGACACGCGGAATTTGTCGGTGACGGGGCGCATGACGCTGCCTACGGTAAGTGCGTTAAAATAGTCTTCGAAAAAAATAGCGAGTCCGAACAGCCACGTGGCAAATTGTGCGCCCATTGGTGATTTCACACGCTTGGCCACAGCTTCGGCGATCGCATAAGCGCCGCCCGTTTTTTGCAGTACGGCGATGAGACCGCCGAAAAAAGCGGCATACAGAATAATTGTCGCATTGTCTGGATCCCCAAGGCTTGGGGCAATAATGTTACTAAAACTCGTATAAAGCCCCGCAAACGGGTTCCAACCTTCGAGCATCGTCGCCCCGATCCATATTCCGGCAAAAAGTGAGGGAATGACATCCCTCGTAATCAAGGCAAGTACAATCGCTAACACGGGGGGAAGTAAGGATAAAATGCCAAAGTCGTCCATCTGCTAGCTCCTCTCTTACTGAGAATGCGCATAAACCGCAAACTGTGTACCCGCTTACAAAAAATAAACCTCATCGTCAGTATCGTTAGCATCAACGCGTCAGTATCGTAGCCTCAACATCGAAGCCTCAACGCGCATTAATAACGAGACTGCGCCCCTGATGCCACTCTCCACCCCATCCACCCTCCATCTCATCCACCCTCCATCCTATCCACCTTCAGTCCCGAGGGTCAGTGAATGTGTGTGGCGAACGAAAACTTAGACATTTTTCTAGAGGGGCAAATAACAATAGTTACCCAATTATGTCGCAGCCTTAGGGCAATGTCAACCGTTTTCTAGATCGGCAGACGTATGCTATAATCAAAAATGTAGAATATTTTAACTGACTTTTAGTCGAATGAGTGGCAGAATGAGTGGTCGAATGAGCGGAAGAATGAGTGGTCGAATGAGTGACTGAAAGGTAAGGTGCCAAACGACAAATGAAAGCGCTACGATTACAGTCCGACCGCGTCGGACAAATACCGCCGTACATGTTTGCCGAATTGAACAAGAAAAAAGCTGCGCTCTCCGCCCGCGGCGTCGATGTGATCGACTTAGGAGTGGGCGATCCCGATTTACCGACCCCTGCGCACGTGTTAGATAAGATGCGCGAGGAACTAAGCAAAATGGAAAACTCGCGCTATCCGAGCTATGTCGGTTGTACGGAGTTCCGCGAGGCCGTCGCTGCCTACTACGCGCAAAACTACGGCGTCACACTCGATCCGGATCGTGAAGTGCTCGCCCTGATCGGTTCGAAAGAAGGCATCGCCAACTTAATTTACGCACAAGTTGATCCAGGGGATTACGCCCTTGTACCCGACCCGGGCTACCCGGTGTATCGGATGGCGACCTTGCTCGCGAATGGACGCTATCATTCGTTACCGCTGCGGGCAGCGGAGGGGTTTCTACCGAATTATGAAGAGATCCCACCGGAAGTACTCGCTCAAGCGCGCATCTTGTTCGTCAACTACCCGAACAATCCGACGGCGGCCGTCGCCGACGAGGCGTTTTACGCGCGTACGGTTAACTTTGCCCGCGCGGAAAACATTGTCGTCGCCAACGACTTCGCCTACAACGAAATTGCCTTTAACGAGTACAAGCCGCCTAGTATTATGCAAATTCCCGGAGCGAAAGACGTCGCTGTCGAGCTCGGCTCGCTGTCGAAGACGTTCTCGATGACCGGGTGGCGCATCGGTTACATCGTCGGTAACCGCGAAGTGATTAAAGCGGTGGCCACGATCAAAAGTAACGTCGACTCCGGCCAATATACGGCCATTCAGCGTACAGCGGCGACGGCGCTAACTGGGCCGCGCGACTTCTTAGCACACAATTTGCGCGTATACGAGACGCGGCAACAGACGGTTTTGGAAGGGTTAAAGGCTTTAGGCATCGACGTTTCTCCACCGCGGGCCAGCTTTTTCGTGTGGGCGCCGCTTCCTGCTGGGGCGATCAGTTCGGCCGACTTTGCGGAAAAGCTTCTTACCGAGACGGGGGTCGTCGTGACGCCCGGGGCAGCTTTTGGCCCACACGGCGAGGGGTACTTTCGCCTCTCGCTGTCGCTGGCGACGGAGCGGTTGGAGGAGGCAATGCAGCGCATACAATCACTTGCGGCCAGAACGCGTTAGTTTATTCGTTTAATTTTCGGGAGAGCGTAGACGAGTTACGGTCGTTAGCTTGCCCGTTTTTTTGTGCTAAAATGAGGGGGAGCCAAGTCATATGTATTAGCACTACCGCGATGTGATCGGATACATTCGTCGCACGTCGTACACCCGATTTTTTGTGTGGGAGGGATCCTATTGCAAGACATACTATATAACGGACTCGATGAGCTGTACCAAGAAATGGTCGATATTCGTCGGTACTTACACCAACATCCGGAGCTGTCGTTTCAAGAAGTGGAAACACCGGCATACATTGCGGCATACCATCGAAAGTTAGGTCACGAGGTGCGTACTGGAGTCGGTGAACGGGGCGTCGTCGCCGTGCTTCGTGGGGCGAAGCCGGGGAAAACTGTGGCGCTGCGCGCCGACTTCGACGCGCTCCCGATTCAAGATGAGAAAGAGGTGCCGTACAAGTCGCAAGTTGCCGGTGTGATGCATGCCTGTGGCCACGACGGACATACGGCGACACTGTTGGTCTTAGCGAAAGTGTTGAACGGGCTAAAAGAGCACTTGGCCGGCAACGTCGTCTTTATCCACCAGCACGCGGAGGAAATGTCCCCGGGCGGCGCGATCGCCATGGTTGAAGACGGCTGTTTAGAAGGAGTAGACGCCATTTTTGGCACCCATTTGTGGGCGACGTTGCCGTCGGGCCACGTGTTTTACCGCTCCGGCCCGATTATGGCTGCGGCCGACCGCTTTGAGATCGAAATTGTCGGGCAGGGCGGGCATGGCGGTTCGCCGCACATGACGAGAGACGCCCTCGTCGTCGGCGCACAACTCGTCACGACGTTACAACAACTCGTCAGTCGCCGCGTCGACCCGATTGAGTGCGCTGTCGTCTCAATCGGCTCATTTCACGCAGGAAATGCATTCAACGTCATCGCCGACCGCGCCTACTTACAAGGAACCGCGCGCTCGTACAGTGCAGACGTGCGCGACCTCGTGGAGCGGGAAATTAGGCGCATCGTCGAAGGCACGTGCCTTTCTGCCGACGTCACTTACGACATGAACTACGTGCGCGGTTACCCGCCAGTCGTCAATCACGAGAACGAGACAGAGTTTCTCGCGACGCTCGCCCGCGCCGTTCCAGCAGTAAAAGGCGTGAGCGAAATTGCGCCACAAATGGGCGGGGAGGACTTCGCCTATTATTTAGAACACGTACCGGGAACGTTTTTCTTCACGGGTGCGAGGCATCCGTACTGGGAAGTCACCTATCCACACCACCATCCGAAATTTGACATTGACGAAGGGGCGATGCTCGTCGCAGCGCAGACGCTCGGCAGTGCTGCCTTGTCGTATTTGGCACAATAAGCTTAGGAGGTTGTCACGTTGTATACTTTACCGAGTAACGAACAACGCAAACGCATCTTGGAAGAAGCTCAAACAATTGCTGTCGTCGGTTTGTCCAACCGTCCCGAGCGCACGAGCTATATGATCGCCCAAGCGATGCAACAGAACGGCTACCGCATTATTCCGGTGAACCCGGTCCTCAAAGAGCCGGTGTTAGGGGAAGAGCCGTATGCGTCGCTCACCGACATCGAGGAGCCAGTCGATCTCGTGAACGTGTTTCGCCGTAGTGAGTACACGCCGGAAATTGCCACCCAGGCAGTGGAGATAAAAGCGAAAGTACTGTGGCTGCAGCAAGGTGTTTTCAATGAGGAAGCTGCCCGCATTGCCCGGGAAGGCGGCTTGGCTGTCGTCATGGATCAATGTATTAAAGTCGACCACGCGCTTTTTATCGGAAAGAAATAAATAGGTGCGTGTTAAAGTACTTACTGACAGTGTGAATGATATAATGATACAAACCGAAATGGCTCGCTCGTTTTAGCGCAAAGAACGAGGTGGTTCCATGGAGACGCTAAAACTGTCGGAAATCGTGAAGGCAATGGCGCCAGATTTATACGCGCTGTTGACGGAAGAAGAATTGGACGCTGATGTCGTTATTCACGGTGAGGTCGGGACGCTCGCACGGGAAGATGTGAACCGCATCATCGCTTCGGCGATTGAGCAAAACTTACAGACACCCCTTTGTTAAATGGGCAAAAACACCGCAGGATTGCCCCTGCGGTGTTTTTTTGAAAAAACGAGGCATGACTGTGCGACGACGGTACGTTCAGTTGTTACTTTGCGTTAGTTCTTCTGTCGTTTATAGCGCACTCGTCCCAACTGCCATTATCGAGAAAAATGCGTTTGTTCCAACTGCTGGTCATCTAGTTCAACGTTTCGTTTCCGCGATGTCCGCCTGCGTCGGTCAGTTGCCGAACGGGAGCGCGATTAACGTATGCCAGTCGTCCGATTGCACCGTGTGTTGTGCAATCCGATTCACGTGACGTTTGCCGCACCGCTGACACTCGTGTACAATTTGGTACCCTTTTTTCTTATGGCGTTTTAGGCCAACGGGCGCCATCAGTCCGCGGCAACGATTGCGCCGATCTCCCGGTACGTTGTCGACGTGTTTTGAATATAAACAAAACGGACAGTGGTTTCTGTAACTTCCATTCGATACGGGAAGTACTTGTCTCCCGCACGATTCACAATGAAAAGCTGTATTTTCTGTTTCCCTGCTCATACCCGCACCTCCACGATTTTTTGCAAAAAATCGGTAGAGGCAGGGTTCCGTATGCTCTTCCTAATACATCTTAGGTTTCAGGCTCGGTTAGCCGAGGGACACATTCACCGCGATTCCTCTCGGTTGGCGATTACTTCTCGTTCCTGCTTCATCCATGTCTTTCGACCAAAGAATCCGGACCACGACCAACTTTATGACTTTGTATTGGCCACTGTAGGGCGGGCATCCCCACCCTCCACGAGTAAGTGTCGACTACCCTCACTGACGTTTGGCGTCGTCCCCTAATGTGTATGTGCAGTGAAAGAAAAAAGCGAATAGCCCGTTAAACGGTATCGATCGTGTAACACAAGATCCTCCTTTTGCGCCGACAGCCATGCCAACCAATTGTAGCACACGAAAAGGCAAACGGCGGGGCTCACTTGACGATCATCCGCATGTGCATGGAACGACTTTTTTTGAAATCGTTATTTGTAATGGGTATGATCTAAGTATGAATAACGTATGAGTGCAAGCTAAGCGAGAGGAGATAGTCCTTTGACGAAAAAAACGTGGGTATGGATTACCGTTGGTTGCGGTATTTTGTTAGTTATCGGTTTAGTCGCCGGGACGCTAATCGTTGTTAAGTCCGGAGATGGCGGCAAAGTGGCCGGCGATTGGAAAGTCCGCATCGAGAAAGAGGGTGGTGCAGACCGCATTTTATTGCTAGGTGTCGACGGTGTGATCATGCAGAGTGAAGACGGAAGCCTGCTCGGCGCGGCAGGTACGAGCCCGTGGGAAGTGACAAACAAGTTGGAGCAAGCGGTGAAAGACAAAAGAATTAAAGGGATTGTCGTGCGCGTCGATTCGCCCGGGGGCGATGTCGTCGCCAGCGACGAAATTTACCACAAACTGCTGCAAGTGAAGCGCGAACAGAAGTTACCGATCGTTTTCTCGTTTGGCTCGACGGCCGCATCGGGGGGTTATTACGTTGCGACAGCCGCCGATAAAATATTTAGCAACCCGTTGACGCTAACGGGCAGCATCGGGGTCATTATGGAAAGCTACAATTTGAGCGAGTTGGCCGACAAAGTCGGTATAAAGAGCGTCGTCATTAAAAGTGGCAAGATGAAAGATATCGGTTCGCTGTTTCGCGAGATGACGAAAGAAGAGCGCGACGTCCTACAGCAACTAGTGGACGAGTCGTACGACCGCTTTGTCGAAGTGGTGGCGACGGGCCGCGACTTACCGGAAGCAGAAGTGCGCAAGATCGCCGATGGTCGCGTCTACACGGGACAGCAAGCGAAAAAGTTAAAGTTAGTTGACGAGCTAGGGACGTTAGACGACGCGATTGCGGAAGCAGAAAAAATGGCAGGGATCCGGGAAGCGACCGTCGTCAGTTACAAACAAGGCAGCAGTCTCCCGTCGTGGCTCGGCGTATTGGGCAAAGATCAGGGCTTGTCCGCCCAAGATCTGTTAGAGCGGAAGTCGCCGGGGTTAATGTATTTGTATACGACGGATTAAACGTCGTCAAGAGATCCGCAACTTGTTCAACAAACTGTCAAAAATATGTCGTTTATTGTCGAGTGGATCTGTGGTATATTATTAGTGTAAGCAAGATTGACCCTCTTGTTTACAAAGGTAGATGCTACCACGCTTCTTAACTCCTTTAATCTTGACCCTCTTTACATGCTTTTGGGCCGGACAAGTTGTCCGGTCATTTTTTTGTGTTGTTTTCTATTTTCATATGTTGGGCGTGGTCGGTTGTTTAACGCGTTTGTCCCCCAGCAGCTTTGCGGTAAGTACTGTCAACTGCCATTTCTTGGAGCTGTTCGAGTAGCGGCGGCACGTCGTACCAGCTCTGCACGCGGAAGACGTGCGGCGGTAGGACTCCTTGATTATACGGCGTGTCAAACAGAAAGACGGGGATCGCTAATGTTTCCGAGAGTTCACACGCGTTGTCGTAGCGGTCTTCGAAAAAGAGCTGTACCTCCTGTTTCCGTGCGGTAGCAATTTTATCGTGGGAACCGATTAAGTGGACGTCGTCGTACGGTAGCGCATGGGCATGAAGCCACTTGTATGTCACCTCGTAGTCCCTTTCCTCGCGCGCACTAATGAAGATCAGGCGGTGGCTTGC is a window from the Numidum massiliense genome containing:
- a CDS encoding aspartate kinase — protein: MRVIVQKFGGTSLRSPERVRHAAGIVAREVSEGQRVVVVVSAMGDDTDQLMEKAKQLRSCPPPRELDMLLATGEQVSMALFAMALQQLGIGAVSLTGWQAGIVTDAVHTEAEIREVAKERIYARLAEGNVVIVAGFQGVTEDGEITTLGRGGSDTTAVALAAALAAERCDIFTDVDGVFTADPRIVPSAQKLACVGYDEMLTMAHFGANVLHARAVNFAKKYRVPLSVRSSFHDGAGTRIGEGGSRVCGVACKGPLAKITFGDVADLPSVRTLRAHLLAALPRLSVPDDTLLVGGGAKELTVCIGAEHLPRALEILEGERELLRNAKARYEQGWAQVSLIGAGLCDCDRDQVRADVLRCVRSVHGDAELFSATDLSISCIVPEESVQEAAGALHRTFGLERVAEEKVAIV
- the sppA gene encoding signal peptide peptidase SppA encodes the protein MTKKTWVWITVGCGILLVIGLVAGTLIVVKSGDGGKVAGDWKVRIEKEGGADRILLLGVDGVIMQSEDGSLLGAAGTSPWEVTNKLEQAVKDKRIKGIVVRVDSPGGDVVASDEIYHKLLQVKREQKLPIVFSFGSTAASGGYYVATAADKIFSNPLTLTGSIGVIMESYNLSELADKVGIKSVVIKSGKMKDIGSLFREMTKEERDVLQQLVDESYDRFVEVVATGRDLPEAEVRKIADGRVYTGQQAKKLKLVDELGTLDDAIAEAEKMAGIREATVVSYKQGSSLPSWLGVLGKDQGLSAQDLLERKSPGLMYLYTTD
- a CDS encoding RNHCP domain-containing protein → MSRETENTAFHCESCGRQVLPVSNGSYRNHCPFCLYSKHVDNVPGDRRNRCRGLMAPVGLKRHKKKGYQIVHECQRCGKRHVNRIAQHTVQSDDWHTLIALPFGN
- a CDS encoding CoA-binding protein gives rise to the protein MYTLPSNEQRKRILEEAQTIAVVGLSNRPERTSYMIAQAMQQNGYRIIPVNPVLKEPVLGEEPYASLTDIEEPVDLVNVFRRSEYTPEIATQAVEIKAKVLWLQQGVFNEEAARIAREGGLAVVMDQCIKVDHALFIGKK
- a CDS encoding M55 family metallopeptidase; the encoded protein is MKLFLSVDMEGITGLVDPTFIDSSRHHYTRGQHLMTAEANHVIEAAFATGCQEVIVNDSHSKMNNIIIEQLHPEAKLISGDVKPFSMMQGMDDSFSAAVFVGYHARASMKGVLSHTMIFGVRNMYINDVLVGEFGLNAYLAGYYGVPVVLVTGDDEIAREAAQLIPGITAAVVKEQASRTAALCLSPQKSGELLRAKTAEALHNRGKVQPLVPPDNPVLKIEFANYGQAEWASLVPRAEIEAGTTIVSYEARNMLEAYKAMIAMTELAMKAAFS
- a CDS encoding M20 metallopeptidase family protein — encoded protein: MQDILYNGLDELYQEMVDIRRYLHQHPELSFQEVETPAYIAAYHRKLGHEVRTGVGERGVVAVLRGAKPGKTVALRADFDALPIQDEKEVPYKSQVAGVMHACGHDGHTATLLVLAKVLNGLKEHLAGNVVFIHQHAEEMSPGGAIAMVEDGCLEGVDAIFGTHLWATLPSGHVFYRSGPIMAAADRFEIEIVGQGGHGGSPHMTRDALVVGAQLVTTLQQLVSRRVDPIECAVVSIGSFHAGNAFNVIADRAYLQGTARSYSADVRDLVEREIRRIVEGTCLSADVTYDMNYVRGYPPVVNHENETEFLATLARAVPAVKGVSEIAPQMGGEDFAYYLEHVPGTFFFTGARHPYWEVTYPHHHPKFDIDEGAMLVAAQTLGSAALSYLAQ
- a CDS encoding 5' nucleotidase, NT5C type is translated as MTNWKNNRQLILGIDIDGTITQPDCFLPHLNRAFSKNFTLADVEQYDLHLLYDVPEAVMGEWFYNNNEKIYASAPLKPDAKQVLAELAAASHRLIFISAREERDYEVTYKWLHAHALPYDDVHLIGSHDKIATARKQEVQLFFEDRYDNACELSETLAIPVFLFDTPYNQGVLPPHVFRVQSWYDVPPLLEQLQEMAVDSTYRKAAGGQTR
- a CDS encoding LL-diaminopimelate aminotransferase — its product is MKALRLQSDRVGQIPPYMFAELNKKKAALSARGVDVIDLGVGDPDLPTPAHVLDKMREELSKMENSRYPSYVGCTEFREAVAAYYAQNYGVTLDPDREVLALIGSKEGIANLIYAQVDPGDYALVPDPGYPVYRMATLLANGRYHSLPLRAAEGFLPNYEEIPPEVLAQARILFVNYPNNPTAAVADEAFYARTVNFARAENIVVANDFAYNEIAFNEYKPPSIMQIPGAKDVAVELGSLSKTFSMTGWRIGYIVGNREVIKAVATIKSNVDSGQYTAIQRTAATALTGPRDFLAHNLRVYETRQQTVLEGLKALGIDVSPPRASFFVWAPLPAGAISSADFAEKLLTETGVVVTPGAAFGPHGEGYFRLSLSLATERLEEAMQRIQSLAARTR
- a CDS encoding Na+/H+ antiporter NhaC family protein encodes the protein MDDFGILSLLPPVLAIVLALITRDVIPSLFAGIWIGATMLEGWNPFAGLYTSFSNIIAPSLGDPDNATIILYAAFFGGLIAVLQKTGGAYAIAEAVAKRVKSPMGAQFATWLFGLAIFFEDYFNALTVGSVMRPVTDKFRVSREKLAYIVDSTSAPACLLGPISTWVVFVMGLIGTEFAALHIADTEYIAYLKTIPYNFYAILALVMVLFVISSKFEFGPMATAERRARTEGKLMRDGANPPSASEITDARPLENAVPKLRNIVIPIAVLLILIPIMYLWSGGYMWTGGAPSKDLFTAIADADGGLAITLAALIAGAVGIVLGMSQKIFNFRQGIDIYMSGIKGMTLVYVILTLAWSIGAVTKEIGTAKYVISIVQGTTWPEFIPVLLFVIGAIIAFTTGTSYGTFAIMLPIAIPLAHQLDVSVYAAIAAVFSGGIFGDHCSPISDTTILSSSGASCDHIDHVNTQLPYALTAGIGGIAAFLVLGFTDSILLSLAAGTIVLLAISFALNKVWGTDKVKPGNMTA